Proteins encoded within one genomic window of Setaria italica strain Yugu1 chromosome IV, Setaria_italica_v2.0, whole genome shotgun sequence:
- the LOC101758516 gene encoding probable protein phosphatase 2C 56 isoform X2 has translation MARTAALQGLVGIAAAGGRRVRACGQRWDAGWRGFRAGASGGRGAATRGSSPSRSSAARQAGPLRGAAASAGRKGWVTGGFESEDGKLTCGYSSFIGRRSTMEDCYDIKLTKLDGHSVNLFGVFDGHGGNLAAEYLKDNLFKNLMKQPEFLTDTKLAISRGFLETDGDILETISSSFRDDGSTALAAVLIGKHLYVANVGDSRAVASKASKAVPLSKDHKPNRKDERKRIEDAGGVVIWDDTWRVGGILAMSRAFGNRMLKEYVIAKPDIQEEEVNSDLEYLILATDGLWDVVRNEDAVALLKAEDGPQAAAVKLTEIAYSRHSADNITCIVVQFHHDK, from the exons ATGGCGCGCACCGCCGCCCTGCAGGGCCTTGTCGGCattgcggcggcgggcgggcgccgcGTGCGCGCCTGCGGCCAGCGGTGGGACGCCGGCTGGCGCGGGTTCCGCGCGGGGGCCTCCGGGGGCAGGGGCGCGGCGACCCGCGGCTCCTCCCCCTCCCGTTCCTCGGCAGCGCGGCAGGCGGGGCCgctgcgcggcgcggcggcttcGGCGGGGCGCAAGGGCTGGGTCACCGGTGGATTTGAGAG TGAGGATGGTAAGCTGACCTGTGGATATTCAAGCTTTATTGGGAGGAGATCTACTATGGAGGACTGCTATGACATTAAATTAACTAAACTTGATGGACATTCAGTTAACCTGTTTGGCGTATTTGATG GTCATGGAGGAAATCTTGCTGCTGAATATCTGAAGGATAATCTTTTCAAAAACCTTATGAAGCAACCTGAGTTCCTGACAGATACAAAGCTTGCAATAA GCAGAGGATTTCTTGAAACTGATGGAGATATCTTAGAAACAATATCCAGTTCATTTAGAGATGATGGTTCAACAGCTTTGGCTGCTGTTCTGATTGGCAAGCATCTATATGTAGCAAACGTTGGTGATTCACGTGCTGTTGCTTCAAAAGCCAGCAAAG CTGTCCCACTGTCAAAAGACCACAAACCAAACAGGAAAGATGAACGAAAGCGGATTGAGGATGCTGGAGGTGTTGTTATATGGGATG ATACATGGAGGGTTGGTGGAATTCTGGCAATGTCCCGTGCATTTGGAAATCGTATGTTGAAGGAATATGTGATAGCCAAACCTGACATTCAG GAAGAAGAGGTCAACAGTGATTTGGAATATCTAATTCTTGCTACAGATGGGCTTTGGGATGTTGTGCGAAATGAG GATGCCGTTGCCCTTCTGAAGGCGGAAGATGGACCTCAGGCTGCAGCTGTGAAGCTGACAGAAATTGCTTACTCCCGGCACAGTGCAGACAACATCACATGCATTGTTGTGCAATTTCACCATGACAAGTAG
- the LOC101758516 gene encoding probable protein phosphatase 2C 56 isoform X1 yields the protein MARTAALQGLVGIAAAGGRRVRACGQRWDAGWRGFRAGASGGRGAATRGSSPSRSSAARQAGPLRGAAASAGRKGWVTGGFESEDGKLTCGYSSFIGRRSTMEDCYDIKLTKLDGHSVNLFGVFDGHGGNLAAEYLKDNLFKNLMKQPEFLTDTKLAISRGFLETDGDILETISSSFRDDGSTALAAVLIGKHLYVANVGDSRAVASKASKGKVPARKKRPKSVPLSKDHKPNRKDERKRIEDAGGVVIWDDTWRVGGILAMSRAFGNRMLKEYVIAKPDIQEEEVNSDLEYLILATDGLWDVVRNEDAVALLKAEDGPQAAAVKLTEIAYSRHSADNITCIVVQFHHDK from the exons ATGGCGCGCACCGCCGCCCTGCAGGGCCTTGTCGGCattgcggcggcgggcgggcgccgcGTGCGCGCCTGCGGCCAGCGGTGGGACGCCGGCTGGCGCGGGTTCCGCGCGGGGGCCTCCGGGGGCAGGGGCGCGGCGACCCGCGGCTCCTCCCCCTCCCGTTCCTCGGCAGCGCGGCAGGCGGGGCCgctgcgcggcgcggcggcttcGGCGGGGCGCAAGGGCTGGGTCACCGGTGGATTTGAGAG TGAGGATGGTAAGCTGACCTGTGGATATTCAAGCTTTATTGGGAGGAGATCTACTATGGAGGACTGCTATGACATTAAATTAACTAAACTTGATGGACATTCAGTTAACCTGTTTGGCGTATTTGATG GTCATGGAGGAAATCTTGCTGCTGAATATCTGAAGGATAATCTTTTCAAAAACCTTATGAAGCAACCTGAGTTCCTGACAGATACAAAGCTTGCAATAA GCAGAGGATTTCTTGAAACTGATGGAGATATCTTAGAAACAATATCCAGTTCATTTAGAGATGATGGTTCAACAGCTTTGGCTGCTGTTCTGATTGGCAAGCATCTATATGTAGCAAACGTTGGTGATTCACGTGCTGTTGCTTCAAAAGCCAGCAAAGGTAAAGTCCCGGCAAGAAAGAAAAGACCAAAAT CTGTCCCACTGTCAAAAGACCACAAACCAAACAGGAAAGATGAACGAAAGCGGATTGAGGATGCTGGAGGTGTTGTTATATGGGATG ATACATGGAGGGTTGGTGGAATTCTGGCAATGTCCCGTGCATTTGGAAATCGTATGTTGAAGGAATATGTGATAGCCAAACCTGACATTCAG GAAGAAGAGGTCAACAGTGATTTGGAATATCTAATTCTTGCTACAGATGGGCTTTGGGATGTTGTGCGAAATGAG GATGCCGTTGCCCTTCTGAAGGCGGAAGATGGACCTCAGGCTGCAGCTGTGAAGCTGACAGAAATTGCTTACTCCCGGCACAGTGCAGACAACATCACATGCATTGTTGTGCAATTTCACCATGACAAGTAG
- the LOC101759316 gene encoding pentatricopeptide repeat-containing protein At3g57430, chloroplastic, translated as MAAMPLPVTSPPPPPHPPHPPTAATIRSLTAAGDHAAALRALSSLTAAASPSAPLDRFALPPAAKSAAALRSLPAVRSIHGAALRRGLLDGPTPAVANALLTAHARCGDLPAALALFAAMPDRDAVTFNSLIAALCLFRRWLPALGALRDMVLEGHPLTSFTLVSVLAACSHLAEDPRLGREAHAFALKNGFLDGDERFAFNALLSMYARLGLVDDAQRLFGSVGAADAPGGGLVTWNTMVSLLVQSGRFDEAVEVLYDMVARGVRPDGVTFASALPACSQLEMLSLGREMHAYVLKDADLAANSFVASALVDMYASHERVDAARRVFDMVPGVDRQLGLWNAMICGYAQDGMDEDALELFARMEADAGVVPSETTIAGVLPACARSEAFAGKEAVHGYAVKRGIADNRFVQNALMDMYARLGDMDAARRIFAAIEPRDVVSWNTLITGCVVQGHISDAFQLVREMQQQGGCTDAATEDGIARADEEPVMPNNITLMTLLPGCAMLAVPARGKEIHGYAVRHALDSDVAVGSALVDMYAKCGCLALSRAVFERLPRRNVITWNVLIMAYGMHGLGDEAIALFDQMVASDEAKPNEVTFIAALAACSHSGMVDRGLELFHSMKRDHGVEPTPDLHACAVDILGRAGRLDEAYSIISSMEPGEQQVSAWSSFLGACRLHRNVQLGEIAAERLFELEPDEASHYVLLCNIYSAAGLWEKSSEVRSRMRQRGVSKEPGCSWIELDGAIHRFMAGESAHPESAVVHAHMDALWERMRGQGYAPDTSCVLHDIEEGEKAAILRYHSEKLAIAFGLLRTPPGATIRVAKNLRVCNDCHEAAKFISKMVGREIVLRDVRRFHHFVDGACSCGDYW; from the coding sequence ATGGCCGCCATGCCCCTCCCCGTCACCTCCCCGCCTCCCCCACCGCATCCGCCCcacccgcccaccgccgccaccatccgctccctcaccgccgccggagaccacgccgccgccctccgcgcgcTCTCCTCCCTGACAGCAGCGGCGTCCCCTTCCGCGCCGCTCGACCGCTTcgcgctcccgcccgccgctaagtccgccgccgcgctccgctcCCTCCCGGCCGTCCGCTCCATCCACGGCGCCGCGctgcgccgcggcctcctcgatGGGCCCACCCCGGCCGTCGCCAACGCGCTCCTCACCGCCCACGCCCGGTGCGGCGACCTCCCCGCCGCGCTCGCGCTCTTCGCCGCGATGCCCGACCGCGACGCCGTCACATTCAACTCCCTCATTGCCGCGCTCTGCCTCTTCCGCCGCTGGCTCCCGGCCCTCGGCGCGCTCCGCGACATGGTCCTGGAGGGCCACCCGCTCACCTCGTTCACGCTTGTCAGCGTCCTCGCCGCGTGCTCCCACCTCGCCGAGGACCCGCGCCTCGGCCGCGAGGCGCACGCGTTCGCTCTCAAGAACGGCTTCCTGGACGGCGACGAACGGTTCGCGTTCAACGCGCTGCTCTCCATGTACGCGCGCCTCGGCCTGGTCGACGACGCGCAGCGGCTCTTCGGctccgtcggcgccgccgacgcgccgggcggcggcctcGTCACGTGGAACACCATGGTCAGCCTTCTGGTTCAGAGCGGCCGCTTTGACGAGGCCGTCGAGGTGCTCTACGACATGGTCGCCCGCGGCGTGCGCCCCGACGGCGTCACGTTCGCGAGCGCGCTCCCGGCGTGCTCGCAGCTGGAGATGCTCTCCCTCGGCAGGGAGATGCATGCCTACGTCCTCAAAgacgccgacctcgccgccaaCTCGTTCGTCGCCAGCGCGCTCGTGGACATGTACGCGAGCCACGAGCGGGTGGACGCGGCCAGGCGGGTGTTCGACATGGTCCCTGGCGTCGACCGCCAGCTCGGGCTGTGGAACGCCATGATCTGCGGGTACGCGCAGGACGGCATGGACGAGGACGCGCTGGAGCTCTTCGCCCGGATGGAGGCCGATGCCGGGGTCGTGCCCAGCGAGACCACCATAGCGGGCGTGCTGCCTGCGTGCGCGCGCTCGGAGGCCTTCGCCGGCAAGGAGGCGGTGCACGGGTACGCCGTGAAGCGCGGCATAGCGGACAACCGGTTCGTGCAGAACGCGCTCATGGACATGTACGCGCGCCTCGGCGACATGGACGCCGCGCGGCGGATCTTCGCCGCGATCGAGCCCCGCGACGTGGTCTCCTGGAACACCCTCATCACCGGCTGTGTCGTGCAGGGCCACATCAGCGACGCGTTCCAGCTGGTCCGGGAGATGCAGCAGCAAGGGGGATGCACCGATGCAGCAACGGAAGACGGCATTGCCAGAGCGGACGAAGAGCCGGTGATGCCCAACAACATCACACTCATGACCCTGCTCCCTGGCTGCGCGATGCTCGCGGTGCCAGCAAGGGGGAAGGAGATCCACGGCTACGCGGTGCGCCACGCCCTGGACTCAGACGTCGCTGTTGGGAGCGCGCTGGTGGACATGTACGCCAAGTGCGGCTGCCTGGCGCTGTCGAGGGCTGTGTTCGAGCGGCTGCCGAGGAGGAATGTCATCACCTGGAACGTTCTCATCATGGCCTACGGCATGCACGGGCTCGGCGACGAGGCCATCGCTCTGTTCGACCAAATGGTGGCGAGCGACGAGGCCAAGCCGAATGAGGTCACCTTCATCGCCGCGCTAGCTGCCTGCAGCCACTCTGGCATGGTCGACCGCGGCCTGGAGCTGTTCCATAGCATGAAGAGGGACCACGGGGTCGAGCCAACGCCGGACCTTCACGCCTGCGCCGTCGACATTCTCGGTCGGGCGGGAAGGCTGGACGAGGCCTACAGCATCATCAGCTCAATGGAGCCAGGAGAGCAGCAGGTGTCCGCGTGGAGCAGCTTCCTCGGAGCGTGCCGACTCCACCGGAACGTCCAGCTCGGCGAGATCGCTGCCGAGCGGCTGTTCGAGCTCGAGCCCGACGAGGCGAGCCACTACGTGCTCCTGTGCAACATCTACTCCGCGGCCGGCCTATGGGAGAAGTCATCGGAGGTGAGGAGCCGGATGCGGCAGAGGGGCGTCAGCAAGGAACCCGGGTGCAGCTGGATCGAGCTCGACGGCGCGATCCACAGGTTCATGGCCGGCGAGTCCGCGCACCCGGAGAGCGCGGTGGTGCACGCGCACATGGACGCGCTCTGGGAGCGGATGCGGGGCCAGGGGTACGCGCCGGACACGTCGTGCGTGCTCCACGACATTGAGGAAGGCGAGAAGGCGGCGATCCTCCGGTACCACAGCGAGAAGCTCGCCATCGCCTTTGGGCTGCTGCGGACGCCGCCGGGCGCCACCATCAGGGTGGCCAAGAACCTGAGGGTGTGCAACGACTGCCACGAGGCCgccaagtttatctccaagatGGTCGGGAGGGAGATCGTGCTGAGGGATGTGAGGAGGTTCCACCATTTCGTGGACGGCGCCTGCTCTTGCGGGGATTACTGGTAG